One genomic window of Glycine soja cultivar W05 chromosome 9, ASM419377v2, whole genome shotgun sequence includes the following:
- the LOC114425887 gene encoding uncharacterized protein LOC114425887 isoform X2: protein MKMSVIRVAPCLPGVYAPPITSSQLRRRDFNSTPPSLPTAFDPISVTSLSLKAEPSPRLHCLHGLKSRQPLHVCFAGGQEMMENNGSKSLQKAMGQLKGYSIEDILRQQIEKGGSGGKPPGGRGSGGGGSDNSSGGSDGMSNETLQVVLASVCFILMYIFVINGLELLKLAKDCIKFVSGRGQSVRLKQAVYKWVRIYKNIIEKMEAARNGLEKASTCLLDHDFFRGVFRHNMKSNPEE, encoded by the exons ATGAAAATGAGTGTTATCCGAGTTGCTCCATGTCTTCCTGGGGTTTATGCTCCCCCAATCACGTCGTCTCAGTTGCGTCGCCGCGATTTTAACTCAACGCCACCTTCATTGCCGACGGCGTTTGACCCTATCTCTGTCACTTCCCTGAGCCTAAAAGCCGAACCCTCGCCTCGCTTACATTGCTTGCATGGCCTCAAATCTCGCCAACCTCTGCACGTTTGTTTCGCCGGTGGACAAGAAATGATGGAAAATAACGGG AGCAAATCTCTTCAGAAAGCTATGGGACAATTGAAGGGATATTCGATAGAGGATATATTGCGACAGCAAATAGAAAAGGGCGGAAGTGGGGGAAAGCCTCCAGGAGGACGaggtagtggtggtggtggcagcGACAACAGCTCTGGTGGATCAGATGGGATGTCAAATGAAACTCTTCAAGTTGTTTTAGCATCAGTTTGCTTTATATTAATG TATATTTTTGTCATCAATGGCTTAGAACTTCTAAAGCTAGCTAAGGACTGCATCAAGTTTGTGTCTGGTAGAGGCCAGAGTGTTCGATTGAAGCAAGCCGTGTACAAATGGGTACGAATTTACAAGAATATCATTGAGAAGATGGAAGCTGCCAGGAATGGGTTGGAGAAAGCCTCCACTTGCTTGTTGGACCATGATTTCTTCCGAGGTGTCTTTAGGCATAACATGAAATCAAATCCAGAAGAATAA
- the LOC114425887 gene encoding uncharacterized protein LOC114425887 isoform X1, which produces MKMSVIRVAPCLPGVYAPPITSSQLRRRDFNSTPPSLPTAFDPISVTSLSLKAEPSPRLHCLHGLKSRQPLHVCFAGGQEMMENNGDFQSKSLQKAMGQLKGYSIEDILRQQIEKGGSGGKPPGGRGSGGGGSDNSSGGSDGMSNETLQVVLASVCFILMYIFVINGLELLKLAKDCIKFVSGRGQSVRLKQAVYKWVRIYKNIIEKMEAARNGLEKASTCLLDHDFFRGVFRHNMKSNPEE; this is translated from the exons ATGAAAATGAGTGTTATCCGAGTTGCTCCATGTCTTCCTGGGGTTTATGCTCCCCCAATCACGTCGTCTCAGTTGCGTCGCCGCGATTTTAACTCAACGCCACCTTCATTGCCGACGGCGTTTGACCCTATCTCTGTCACTTCCCTGAGCCTAAAAGCCGAACCCTCGCCTCGCTTACATTGCTTGCATGGCCTCAAATCTCGCCAACCTCTGCACGTTTGTTTCGCCGGTGGACAAGAAATGATGGAAAATAACGGG GATTTCCAGAGCAAATCTCTTCAGAAAGCTATGGGACAATTGAAGGGATATTCGATAGAGGATATATTGCGACAGCAAATAGAAAAGGGCGGAAGTGGGGGAAAGCCTCCAGGAGGACGaggtagtggtggtggtggcagcGACAACAGCTCTGGTGGATCAGATGGGATGTCAAATGAAACTCTTCAAGTTGTTTTAGCATCAGTTTGCTTTATATTAATG TATATTTTTGTCATCAATGGCTTAGAACTTCTAAAGCTAGCTAAGGACTGCATCAAGTTTGTGTCTGGTAGAGGCCAGAGTGTTCGATTGAAGCAAGCCGTGTACAAATGGGTACGAATTTACAAGAATATCATTGAGAAGATGGAAGCTGCCAGGAATGGGTTGGAGAAAGCCTCCACTTGCTTGTTGGACCATGATTTCTTCCGAGGTGTCTTTAGGCATAACATGAAATCAAATCCAGAAGAATAA